CAACCTTAGGTCATCACCTCTGCGATCGCCTTCAAAGCGTTATGAAACACAACGTTTCAAGAAGCTCCAGCGCGCATCATTACTAGTTCCCCTCCATTGCGGATCGGCCCAGTACCCTCTGGCACATGGAAATCGAGCGTTGCATCTGCCTCCGGTGCCCCTTTTGTCTCACCTACCAAGATGCTGCCGGTCGCCTGGGGAACTTTACCATCCGCCATGCCAAAATCATCACCTACGAAGACCGCCCATACCTGGAATGCTGGTGTTAACGTGAGTTCGACAGTTAAAAAGCATCTTGGGACAGGGCTTTCAGCTCATCATTGGGGGATGCGCATTCTCATAGGCTGCGATGGCATCGCGAAGGAAGCGATCGCACAACCACTGCGCCACGTTGTCAAAATTCCGGTCAGCATCCAAAAACAGCACACCTACCACGGCTTCAAACATTTCGCCCCAGATACGAGGCTCATTCTTAGGAAGTTTGCGATTTTTGCGGTTCCAAGAAGAGCTGTAGTCGGGTAAACCTAACTTTATTGCGAAATGAGTAAGTCCATGTTTATTGACAAGGGCCTGCCGCCAATCATCAAAATCAGCTTTGGTGAGATCATGACCTGTACTGTAAAGAAAATCAGCAAGAACTGAGTCTATTAGAGCATCACCAAGATAAGCGAGGCGGCGATATTCACGCTCGCGCTGTTCTTGTTCTAGCTTAGAAAAATCCATTTCATTGAGGGTGCAGGGGTCGGTAAGGGCGATTTCAAGCAGGTCGTCACTGTGGAAATCAGGAAAGGCGATGGCCCTTAAGGGCCGGTCTTTGACCATCGCACGCTTAGCCGCTTCAAGTTTGATAGATAGATAGCTCATAACCCATTACCGATAAATGCGTATTTGCGGAATAACGACATACCAATCTTCTAAAATTTCATCAGAGTCCTCTGCTGTCTTGACGTGACGGTAGATGTAGCGAATGGTTACTTCCCTAGACTGAAAGCGAAATTTGCCAGGTTCTAGCCCCTTCCCGCTAAGGGACTGATTACACTTCTTGGAGAATGCCCCAATCTCGATCTGCTTCTCGTTGAAGATTGACCAACCGTTACCCCAGGAGTTGGGCCGTAAGTAGAGCGGATCTCCTTCCCGCATGGTTTTAATGGCATCTTGGTTACGTTGAGCCGCCCGAGCGCCCAAATTAACATCACCTGGATTGAAATCAAAGTAATTAACCCGTTTAGGCAGCTCAACTGAGTCTAAAAGCTCAGTCATGGGATCAAGTTGAGTTTCCTGCAAAAACTGGGTGGATTGGGCACCGCACAAAACCAATTCTTTCTTAGCGCGGGTTGTGGCGACATAAAATAACCGCCTTTCATCCTCAATCCGATGCTCAGCCTCAGAGAATTTATCCGTTAGTAAGATAACCTTTGAAAATTCCAATCCCTTAGCCCCGTGGCAACTGGTGACCAAAATGGCATCTTCATCGGTGAGGGAATTGTTGGGGCTTTCGCTAAATTCATAGATAGATGTGGCGATTTCCTCGGTAGTGATAGGCGTTGCCAGATCTGCGGAACCGTACCCGCGCTCTTTATCTAGATCATCGGCTATTTTCAATAGGGTTTTAACGGTGGGCTCTGTTAGGCTTCGCCCCTTGCGCTCAAAGAACGTCTGAAACCGTTGCCGCACCGACTCAGTCTCAGTCAGGGTTAGGGTTGGGTTTGCTTGCAGTTGCTTCAAAAGCTGATGGGTCACCGAATGGCGAATCAGCTTAACGTCTCGCCCCTTTAGGGCATAGGTAGGAATGCCCGCTAACCGCTCCAGCAGGGCTCTGATTTCGCTGAGCTGATCCCATTCCTTAGCTAAGATAGCAATTTCGTTTGGCAGTGTGCCCTGGTCTAGCCACTGGCGCACCTGCTTGGTGACCCAAATTGCCTGGGCTGTTAGCGTAGCAAATAGCCGCGCTTTCACCGGCTCTCCTACTTGCCCAATTCTGGCGCTATCGATACAGACCTGCTCTTCGAGCGTTTGCTTACAGCGATAGCGGTTGTTTTGAATCACCCGATTGCCTACGGCAATGATGGATTCTGTTGAGCGATAGTTCTCGGTCAGCAAAAACTGTTTAGCCTGGTATTCAGCCTTAAACTGGAGGATGAACTTGGCATCTGCTCCGCGAAAGCCATAAATATTTTGGTCGTCGTCACCAATCACACAGAGGTTAATTTGTACCGACTGGTTTTGGTTTTCTTTGTCGTCTAACCCTGAAATCAGCCGAATCAGGCGATACTCCTGTTCGGTCACATCCTGGTACTCATCCACAAAAATGTGCTCGGTGTTGCCCAAGAGTCGGATACGGCGGAGCTGGATGTCATCATCGTCTTCCTCTTGGCTCTCCAGCAGGTCGCAGGCATCCTTTAGGAGGTTGTCGAACCGTTTTTCTGCGTCCTGACGCTTGTGGGTCGGGGTAGTCGTCTCTTCGAGGGTGCGGCCTAGTAGAGCTAGGGCTAGGCCGTGGAAGGTGTAGACCCGTAGCCGAGAGGCTAGGTTGCCGATTAGATTCTGCAATCGCAGGCGCAGTTCTCGCACGGCATTGCGGTTGTAGGCCAGCACCACGATGCGATCGGGAGATACCCGCTTTACTTTAATCAGGTAAGCAATGCGGTGAACGATGGTGCGAGTCTTACCTGAGCCAGGGCCAGCAATCACCGAAATTGCGGCAGAGTCTGCTTCTACAATCGCCTTTTGGGAAGCATTGAGCGGCCCCATGATGGCATCGTAGTCGGCTTGGGTAACGGGGCGCTGAACCGATTCTCCATGCAGACTGGGGTAGGCTGCTGTGAAGTCTTCGCGGGTGAGGGTGAAGTAGTCGTCTATAAGCTGGTGACGCGCTTGGTCATCCTCTGCCAGCTCGCCATACTTGGCCATCAGGTGGGTCTTACGGGCCTGTTCTTTGTAGTGCTCTTCTAGGGTTGGGTAACGACTGTAGATAGTTTTGAGGTTG
This genomic window from Candidatus Obscuribacterales bacterium contains:
- a CDS encoding ribonuclease III domain-containing protein is translated as MSYLSIKLEAAKRAMVKDRPLRAIAFPDFHSDDLLEIALTDPCTLNEMDFSKLEQEQREREYRRLAYLGDALIDSVLADFLYSTGHDLTKADFDDWRQALVNKHGLTHFAIKLGLPDYSSSWNRKNRKLPKNEPRIWGEMFEAVVGVLFLDADRNFDNVAQWLCDRFLRDAIAAYENAHPPMMS
- a CDS encoding ATP-dependent helicase, with protein sequence EIDNTLESKTGARLVVQCDFEALLETVCASHPETLRERSIPTELEAQQLRRTLIWLHEREIVRLTDGLTLFHQALKVRVFKGGNLKTIYSRYPTLEEHYKEQARKTHLMAKYGELAEDDQARHQLIDDYFTLTREDFTAAYPSLHGESVQRPVTQADYDAIMGPLNASQKAIVEADSAAISVIAGPGSGKTRTIVHRIAYLIKVKRVSPDRIVVLAYNRNAVRELRLRLQNLIGNLASRLRVYTFHGLALALLGRTLEETTTPTHKRQDAEKRFDNLLKDACDLLESQEEDDDDIQLRRIRLLGNTEHIFVDEYQDVTEQEYRLIRLISGLDDKENQNQSVQINLCVIGDDDQNIYGFRGADAKFILQFKAEYQAKQFLLTENYRSTESIIAVGNRVIQNNRYRCKQTLEEQVCIDSARIGQVGEPVKARLFATLTAQAIWVTKQVRQWLDQGTLPNEIAILAKEWDQLSEIRALLERLAGIPTYALKGRDVKLIRHSVTHQLLKQLQANPTLTLTETESVRQRFQTFFERKGRSLTEPTVKTLLKIADDLDKERGYGSADLATPITTEEIATSIYEFSESPNNSLTDEDAILVTSCHGAKGLEFSKVILLTDKFSEAEHRIEDERRLFYVATTRAKKELVLCGAQSTQFLQETQLDPMTELLDSVELPKRVNYFDFNPGDVNLGARAAQRNQDAIKTMREGDPLYLRPNSWGNGWSIFNEKQIEIGAFSKKCNQSLSGKGLEPGKFRFQSREVTIRYIYRHVKTAEDSDEILEDWYVVIPQIRIYR